The Deltaproteobacteria bacterium sequence GAAGCAGGGATGAAGGTTGTCATTGATACGAATATCTTTGTTTCATCCTTTTTCGGAGGCAACCCGAAGAAGATTATAGACCTGTGGAAGAAAGAGAAAATAACCCTTTGTCTGTCTCATGCTGTCCTTGATGAATATATAGATGTTCTTCAAAGAATCGGGTTGACGGACGAAGCGGAGCTTGAAGAGTTATTATCCCTTTTTTCAAGGGGCTTTAATATCTTGTTTACCGCAAAAACTCCAAAAATAAAGATTGTCAAAAATGACCCTGATGATGATAAGTTTATTGAATGCGCTGCAGCGCTAAAGGCA is a genomic window containing:
- a CDS encoding putative toxin-antitoxin system toxin component, PIN family, which gives rise to MKVVIDTNIFVSSFFGGNPKKIIDLWKKEKITLCLSHAVLDEYIDVLQRIGLTDEAELEELLSLFSRGFNILFTAKTPKIKIVKNDPDDDKFIECAAALKADAIITGDKKVLAVKEYMGIRILTSQQFLEIHDNFEKK